From the genome of Desulfomicrobium apsheronum, one region includes:
- a CDS encoding acyl-CoA thioesterase, whose translation MTLDENAGRQPSGLLVLRTLAMPRDTNPSGDIFGGWILAQMDVAGGLMASEISMGRTVTVSVEKMSFDKPIRMGDTICVHAELLRVGNSSMDIKLEVWARQLIGAYEAQRQLVTEGVFRYVAVDENRRPRRVPDNPSFFTR comes from the coding sequence ATGACGTTGGATGAGAACGCCGGACGGCAGCCCAGTGGATTGCTGGTCCTTCGAACCTTGGCCATGCCCAGGGACACCAACCCCAGTGGCGACATTTTCGGCGGCTGGATTCTGGCCCAGATGGACGTGGCCGGAGGGCTCATGGCCTCGGAGATTTCCATGGGCCGGACCGTCACGGTCAGCGTCGAGAAAATGAGCTTCGACAAGCCCATACGCATGGGCGACACGATCTGCGTGCATGCGGAACTTCTGCGAGTGGGCAATTCGTCCATGGACATCAAGCTTGAGGTCTGGGCGCGGCAGCTCATTGGCGCATACGAAGCCCAGCGTCAGCTGGTGACCGAAGGGGTGTTCCGTTATGTGGCCGTGGATGAGAACCGGCGTCCGCGCAGGGTTCCCGACAATCCGAGTTTTTTCACCAGGTGA
- a CDS encoding ABC transporter ATP-binding protein: MNAILSLEGVSRSFGGLMAVGDVGFSVQPGEIFGLIGPNGAGKTTLFNLISGLTPVSAGRISFLGKDILGIAPHKVASMGMARTFQNIRLFSGMSVLDNVRAPMQAFAETGLLSDLLGLPASRAQERRIRDRAMELLGLVGLDSKTHDLASSLPYGERRRLEIARALALRPKLLLLDEPAAGLNLAEKAELSSFIRDLRTRFDLTVLIIEHHVPLVMGLCDRLAVLNFGRLICQGKPDDVRSDQCVIDAYLGDSHAVA; encoded by the coding sequence ATGAACGCCATTTTGAGTCTGGAAGGCGTATCGCGCTCATTCGGTGGGCTCATGGCCGTCGGTGATGTCGGATTTTCCGTGCAGCCTGGTGAAATCTTCGGCCTGATCGGTCCCAACGGCGCGGGCAAGACCACGCTCTTCAACCTGATTTCCGGACTCACGCCTGTTTCGGCGGGCCGGATCAGTTTTCTGGGCAAGGACATTCTGGGCATCGCGCCGCACAAGGTCGCCAGCATGGGCATGGCCAGAACGTTCCAGAACATTCGTCTTTTCAGCGGCATGAGCGTGCTCGACAACGTGCGCGCGCCCATGCAGGCCTTCGCCGAAACCGGACTTCTGTCGGACCTGCTCGGCCTTCCGGCCAGCCGCGCCCAGGAAAGGCGCATCCGGGACAGGGCCATGGAGCTGCTCGGCCTTGTCGGGCTGGACTCCAAGACCCATGATCTTGCGTCATCCCTGCCCTACGGCGAACGCAGGCGGCTTGAGATCGCCCGCGCCCTGGCCCTGCGCCCCAAACTGCTGCTTCTGGACGAACCGGCCGCAGGCCTGAACCTGGCCGAAAAGGCGGAACTGAGTTCTTTCATCCGCGACCTGCGCACCCGCTTCGACCTGACCGTGCTCATCATCGAGCACCATGTGCCATTGGTCATGGGCCTTTGCGACCGCCTGGCCGTGCTCAACTTCGGCCGCCTCATCTGCCAGGGCAAGCCGGACGACGTGCGCAGCGATCAATGCGTCATTGACGCCTACCTCGGAGACAGCCATGCCGTTGCTTGA
- a CDS encoding branched-chain amino acid ABC transporter permease yields the protein MFLDNYGFLMVAIIQQALLGMSLWYPLMAGQLSLASIGFYSLGGYIAAIMGTSPLFAAWRETLGAALYPVEWLIAMLASCLLGLLVGIPALRLRGIYLALATIAFVQVLNVVVLVLDVTGGAVGLFGIPQPFEKRIGYLWFFGPLLIVMLLFSWRLTRTVAGRSFMAIREDELAAQAMGISTTFEKVRAFVIGCGLAGVVGAMSAPFLNTWNARQSSFDASVACLAYVLIGGARSIWGPLLGAILLVALPEVLRPLKDARLIMNGIVLVVACIYLPQGIAGLLASLRRKASGVA from the coding sequence ATGTTTCTCGACAACTACGGTTTTTTGATGGTGGCCATCATCCAGCAGGCGCTCCTGGGGATGAGCCTGTGGTATCCGCTCATGGCCGGACAGCTCTCCCTGGCCAGCATAGGCTTCTATTCCCTGGGCGGCTACATCGCGGCCATCATGGGTACGAGCCCGCTCTTTGCAGCCTGGCGTGAAACTCTGGGCGCGGCCCTCTACCCTGTGGAATGGCTCATCGCCATGCTGGCCAGCTGCCTGCTCGGACTGCTGGTCGGCATCCCGGCCCTGCGGCTGCGCGGCATCTATCTGGCCCTGGCGACCATCGCCTTCGTGCAGGTGCTCAATGTCGTGGTCCTGGTTCTGGACGTGACCGGCGGGGCGGTGGGCCTTTTTGGCATCCCGCAGCCTTTCGAGAAGCGCATCGGCTACCTGTGGTTCTTCGGCCCACTCCTTATCGTCATGCTCCTCTTCTCCTGGCGGCTGACCCGCACCGTGGCCGGCCGGTCCTTCATGGCCATCCGCGAGGACGAGCTGGCCGCCCAGGCCATGGGTATTTCCACCACCTTCGAGAAGGTCCGCGCCTTTGTCATCGGTTGCGGCCTGGCCGGTGTGGTCGGAGCCATGAGCGCGCCGTTCCTCAATACCTGGAACGCCCGCCAGAGCAGCTTCGACGCCTCCGTGGCCTGCTTGGCCTATGTGCTCATCGGCGGCGCGCGCTCCATCTGGGGTCCGCTGCTGGGCGCGATCTTGCTTGTCGCGCTGCCCGAGGTGCTGCGTCCGCTCAAGGACGCCCGCCTGATCATGAACGGCATCGTCCTGGTCGTGGCCTGCATCTACCTGCCCCAGGGCATCGCCGGACTGCTGGCTTCCCTGCGCCGCAAAGCTTCGGGGGTGGCCTGA
- a CDS encoding MBL fold metallo-hydrolase — MSFSASSASRTQRHGRNMFLLLVVLLLCACGNGYYRGPVSEHFDGSKFDNPWESMPNRFGDFLKWRLTAERGYWPEHVEVEPTLPPARVMGEELRVTYVGHATVLLQTRGLNILTDPIWSERASPFGFAGPRRVAAPGVRFEDLPPIDLVLISHNHYDHLDLPTLERLHRAFNPLVLTPLGNDVIIRSAIPDMRLKTLDWGQAFMFGEEMRIVLEPMQHWSARGLFDRLEALWGAFVIDAPGGAIYFLADAGYARHLSEDFTAKYGTPRLSLLPVGAYEPQWFMRYAHMNPADVIQTFIDLGQGRAMGTQHEVFPMADEAYAAPRREILEALQSRGIDESLFMLPKVGEWFTVPPR, encoded by the coding sequence ATGAGTTTTTCAGCAAGCAGCGCTTCGCGCACGCAGCGTCATGGCCGCAACATGTTCCTCCTGCTTGTCGTGCTGCTTCTGTGCGCTTGCGGCAATGGCTATTATCGCGGCCCGGTTTCGGAGCATTTCGATGGGAGCAAATTCGACAATCCCTGGGAGTCGATGCCCAATCGTTTCGGGGATTTTCTGAAGTGGCGCCTGACCGCCGAGCGCGGCTACTGGCCTGAGCATGTCGAGGTTGAACCGACGCTGCCTCCGGCGCGGGTCATGGGAGAGGAGTTGCGGGTGACCTATGTCGGTCATGCCACGGTGCTCTTGCAGACCCGGGGGCTGAACATCCTGACCGACCCCATCTGGTCCGAGCGGGCCAGTCCGTTCGGCTTCGCGGGCCCAAGGCGCGTTGCCGCGCCGGGGGTGAGGTTTGAGGACCTGCCGCCCATCGACCTGGTGCTGATCAGCCACAACCACTACGACCACCTGGACCTGCCGACCCTTGAACGCCTGCACCGGGCCTTCAATCCACTCGTGCTCACCCCGCTTGGCAATGATGTCATCATAAGGTCCGCCATCCCGGACATGCGGCTTAAAACACTGGATTGGGGCCAGGCCTTCATGTTCGGCGAAGAGATGCGGATCGTGCTTGAGCCCATGCAGCACTGGTCGGCCCGGGGGCTTTTCGATCGCCTCGAAGCCCTGTGGGGAGCTTTTGTCATCGATGCGCCGGGCGGAGCCATCTACTTTCTGGCCGATGCGGGGTATGCGCGGCACCTGTCCGAGGATTTCACGGCCAAGTACGGCACGCCGCGCCTGAGTCTGCTGCCGGTCGGAGCCTACGAACCGCAATGGTTCATGCGTTACGCCCACATGAACCCCGCCGATGTGATTCAGACTTTCATCGATCTTGGGCAGGGACGGGCCATGGGCACCCAGCATGAGGTCTTTCCCATGGCTGACGAAGCCTATGCGGCCCCTCGCCGGGAGATTTTGGAGGCCTTGCAGTCCAGGGGCATAGACGAATCGCTCTTCATGCTTCCAAAAGTAGGGGAGTGGTTCACGGTTCCGCCGCGCTGA
- a CDS encoding LutB/LldF family L-lactate oxidation iron-sulfur protein has protein sequence MLNQDPLKYRELAAKAVEDKQLHRALAKMRDKVGRNAVNLYNQLSPGHDPRQDAKAVRRKIVDNLDVVLETLIANIRARGGHVHLAETGEDAVEYCLGVARRFEVARVVKGKSMLSEEIHLNDALEAAGIETVETDLGEYIVQLKGEAPSHIIAPAIHYTREQVGELFAEKLDQPYTDDPPTLTAMARKALREKMLTADMGISGGNTACAETGHVTIVSNEGNIRMATTMPRVHVVLLGIEKIAATLEDHDILLRMLTRAAAGQKISTYVSYVGGPRLPDEPDGPEEFHLVLVDNGRSRILADPDFREVLHCVRCGGCLNVCPVYMAIGGHSYGSPYCGPIGAVFTPLTRGINTCHHLCQGETLCGACKQVCPVDNDLPRMLSLLRSKLADGDRSWDVRRQSLPTKLVFGAWSVIMRHRRMYDALSAMARFGQRLLPRRNGWIRRLPGPLGGWTRGRDFPPLAQESFADRWARRDKTGRGA, from the coding sequence ATGCTGAACCAGGACCCTCTGAAGTACAGGGAATTGGCCGCCAAGGCCGTCGAGGACAAGCAGCTGCACAGGGCCCTCGCCAAGATGCGCGACAAGGTCGGACGCAACGCGGTGAACCTCTACAACCAGCTTTCGCCCGGGCATGACCCGCGTCAGGACGCCAAGGCCGTGCGCCGCAAGATCGTGGACAACCTTGATGTCGTGCTCGAAACCCTGATCGCGAACATTCGCGCCCGGGGCGGGCATGTCCATCTGGCCGAGACCGGTGAGGACGCCGTGGAATACTGCCTGGGTGTTGCCAGGCGGTTTGAGGTCGCCCGCGTGGTCAAGGGCAAGTCCATGCTGAGCGAGGAAATCCACCTCAACGACGCATTGGAAGCCGCAGGCATCGAGACCGTGGAGACGGATCTTGGCGAGTACATCGTGCAGCTCAAGGGCGAAGCACCATCGCACATCATCGCCCCGGCCATCCACTACACCCGCGAGCAGGTCGGCGAATTGTTCGCTGAAAAACTGGACCAGCCCTATACCGACGATCCGCCGACCCTGACCGCCATGGCGCGCAAGGCCCTGCGCGAAAAGATGCTCACCGCCGACATGGGTATCTCCGGCGGCAACACCGCCTGCGCCGAGACCGGACACGTGACCATCGTTTCCAACGAAGGCAACATCCGCATGGCCACGACCATGCCCCGGGTTCACGTGGTGCTGCTGGGCATCGAGAAGATCGCGGCCACCCTGGAGGATCACGACATCCTGTTGCGCATGCTGACCCGCGCGGCGGCGGGGCAGAAGATCTCAACCTATGTCAGTTATGTCGGCGGGCCCCGCCTGCCCGATGAACCGGACGGCCCGGAGGAATTTCATCTGGTCTTGGTGGATAACGGCCGCAGCCGCATTCTGGCCGACCCGGATTTTCGCGAGGTGCTGCACTGCGTGCGTTGCGGCGGATGCCTCAATGTCTGCCCGGTCTACATGGCCATTGGCGGGCACAGTTACGGCTCGCCGTATTGCGGCCCCATCGGCGCGGTCTTCACGCCGCTGACGCGGGGCATCAACACGTGCCATCACCTCTGCCAGGGAGAAACCCTGTGCGGTGCCTGCAAGCAGGTCTGCCCGGTGGACAACGACCTGCCGCGCATGCTCTCGCTGCTGCGCTCCAAACTGGCCGACGGCGACAGGAGCTGGGACGTACGCCGTCAGAGCCTGCCGACAAAGCTGGTTTTCGGTGCCTGGTCGGTGATCATGAGGCATCGGCGCATGTACGACGCGCTGAGTGCAATGGCCAGATTCGGCCAGAGACTGCTGCCGCGCAGGAACGGCTGGATCAGGCGCCTGCCCGGACCGCTGGGCGGTTGGACCAGGGGGCGCGATTTTCCGCCTCTGGCGCAGGAGAGTTTCGCCGATCGTTGGGCGCGTCGCGACAAGACAGGGAGGGGGGCATGA
- a CDS encoding (Fe-S)-binding protein: protein MTKPKRVTLFIQCIVDSCFPAVGEAMVKVLERQGLELDYPANQTCCGQPAFNAGYRDEAARLARHYLDVFEDAEAIVCPSGSCVHMVRHHYMELFAKDPRQLDRARRVAAKTFEFTEFLVDVLGVTDVGATWNGQITYHDSCHLLRGLGVKDQPRALLSGVRGLTLVEMNRSDECCGFGGTFSAKYPEISEALLETKLANIQATGTGAVVGCDMGCLMHMQGMIRRRELPISVHHIAEILAGEE, encoded by the coding sequence ATGACCAAACCAAAAAGGGTGACCCTGTTCATCCAGTGCATAGTGGATTCCTGTTTTCCCGCCGTGGGCGAAGCCATGGTCAAGGTGCTTGAGCGCCAGGGGCTTGAGCTCGACTATCCCGCGAACCAGACATGCTGCGGACAGCCTGCCTTCAATGCCGGATATCGCGACGAAGCGGCGCGTCTGGCGCGGCATTACCTGGACGTGTTCGAGGACGCCGAGGCCATCGTCTGTCCGTCGGGATCGTGCGTACACATGGTCCGTCATCACTACATGGAGCTTTTCGCCAAGGATCCGCGCCAGCTGGACCGGGCCAGGCGGGTGGCGGCCAAGACCTTCGAGTTCACAGAATTTCTGGTCGATGTGCTGGGCGTGACCGATGTCGGCGCAACCTGGAACGGGCAGATCACCTACCACGACTCCTGTCACCTCCTGCGTGGGCTGGGGGTCAAGGACCAGCCTCGGGCGCTGCTTTCCGGAGTACGCGGGCTGACGCTCGTTGAGATGAACCGTTCCGATGAATGCTGCGGGTTCGGGGGCACCTTTTCGGCCAAGTATCCGGAAATTTCCGAGGCCCTGCTCGAAACCAAGCTGGCCAACATCCAGGCTACGGGCACGGGCGCCGTGGTCGGCTGCGACATGGGCTGCCTCATGCACATGCAGGGCATGATCCGGCGTCGCGAGCTGCCCATCAGCGTGCACCACATCGCCGAAATCCTGGCCGGGGAGGAGTAG
- a CDS encoding ABC transporter ATP-binding protein: MPLLELAQVCVNYGAVKAVRDVSLYVEHGEVVTLIGANGAGKSTILRAVSGLARIASGALRFSGTDIAKTRPDAIVRAGLAHCPEGRQVLARQSIEDNLLLGAYIRTDKDGIARDLEKSYVMFPRLRERRRQPAGTLSGGEQQMLAIARALMSSPRMLLLDEPSLGLAPLVVEEIFAILDSLSAQGMTILLVEQNARLALAHSHRGYVLESGQIAATGEARALLDDDRVLAAYLGA, translated from the coding sequence ATGCCGTTGCTTGAACTTGCTCAGGTCTGCGTGAATTACGGCGCGGTCAAGGCTGTGCGAGACGTCAGTCTTTATGTGGAGCATGGCGAGGTGGTCACTCTCATCGGTGCCAACGGAGCGGGCAAGAGCACCATCCTGCGCGCCGTCTCCGGCCTGGCCCGCATCGCGTCCGGCGCGCTGCGTTTCTCGGGAACCGACATCGCCAAAACCCGGCCGGACGCCATTGTCCGTGCCGGGCTGGCGCATTGCCCCGAAGGACGCCAGGTCCTGGCCAGGCAGAGCATCGAGGACAACCTCCTGCTTGGCGCCTACATCCGCACAGACAAGGACGGCATCGCGCGTGACCTGGAAAAGTCCTACGTCATGTTTCCGCGTCTTCGGGAGCGTCGCCGCCAGCCTGCCGGGACCCTTTCCGGCGGCGAACAGCAGATGCTGGCCATCGCCCGCGCCCTCATGAGCTCGCCGCGCATGCTCCTGCTCGATGAACCGTCCCTGGGACTTGCGCCGCTGGTGGTGGAGGAGATTTTCGCCATTCTCGACTCCCTGAGCGCCCAGGGCATGACCATCCTTCTTGTGGAACAGAACGCGCGGCTGGCCCTGGCGCATTCCCATCGCGGCTACGTGCTTGAATCCGGACAGATCGCGGCCACCGGCGAAGCCAGAGCACTGCTTGACGATGACCGTGTTCTGGCTGCGTATCTGGGGGCCTGA
- a CDS encoding LutC/YkgG family protein — translation MSRIIERVRQALKVQANDGRDKLVFAKSEEFINSAHVTTSDEERGGWMDSIRREAQALNLQVHECPNLAACGEAIAALARERDPEWGTLKRIVRWSDPLLDELDLEARLGEDIPVTTVPTGDSFGESERAEFRREVIASYIGITTADYLLADTASLVLLGGRGRARSVSLVPSIHVAVVPGSRMLGSYRQMLSRLNGQALPSNVNIITGPSKTADIEATLVHGAHGPREMHLFVVAS, via the coding sequence ATGAGTCGTATCATCGAACGGGTCAGGCAGGCGCTTAAAGTGCAGGCCAATGACGGCCGGGACAAGCTGGTCTTCGCCAAGAGCGAGGAATTCATCAATAGCGCGCACGTAACGACCTCGGACGAAGAGCGGGGCGGGTGGATGGACAGCATCCGCCGGGAGGCCCAGGCGCTCAACCTTCAGGTGCACGAGTGTCCGAACCTGGCCGCCTGCGGCGAGGCCATCGCGGCCCTGGCACGCGAGCGCGATCCGGAGTGGGGCACATTGAAGCGGATTGTGCGCTGGAGCGACCCGCTTCTTGACGAATTGGACCTTGAAGCGCGTCTGGGCGAGGACATCCCCGTCACGACAGTGCCTACGGGTGACTCCTTTGGCGAATCCGAGCGCGCGGAGTTCCGGCGCGAGGTCATCGCCTCGTATATCGGCATCACCACCGCCGACTACCTGCTGGCCGACACGGCCTCGCTGGTACTCTTGGGCGGGCGGGGCCGAGCACGCTCGGTGTCTTTGGTGCCGTCCATTCATGTCGCGGTGGTGCCCGGGAGTCGCATGCTCGGCTCCTACCGGCAGATGCTCTCCCGTCTGAACGGACAGGCCTTGCCGTCCAACGTGAACATCATCACCGGCCCGAGCAAGACCGCCGATATCGAGGCCACCCTGGTGCACGGGGCGCACGGCCCGCGCGAGATGCATCTTTTTGTGGTCGCGTCCTGA
- a CDS encoding ABC transporter substrate-binding protein, with translation MRIFVLLAASLFFAQAAFAGAVGSPIPVGIAVGQTTNVALFGEEQVNGAKVAERMINEKGGVGGTPIKLVFQDTGGDEAGAINAFQNLISRDKVVAIIGPTLSQQAFAANPIANQAKVPVVGPSNTAKGVAQIGEYVSRISAPMTLVAPNALKRALAVNPNIKNVAVVYAQDDAFNVSETGIFQEAIKDMGLSIVLVQKTSVKDTDFTTQVTAILGAGVDMVVMSCLAADGGNMVKQLRQFGYEGLIVGGNGFNSPNMYPVCGKECTGVIVAQAYSPRADNAENNAFVPVFKEMFKKDPAQFSAQAYTSVKVVVDALNEVEQSTGKKVADMDTAELRTALNAAIISSSYETPLGEIVLDADGEITQKTFYVSQIKIAEDGKTGIMELLPE, from the coding sequence ATGCGCATATTCGTATTGCTTGCAGCAAGTCTGTTTTTCGCCCAGGCCGCCTTTGCCGGGGCGGTCGGCAGCCCCATTCCCGTAGGTATCGCCGTGGGACAGACCACCAACGTGGCCCTGTTCGGCGAAGAGCAGGTCAACGGTGCCAAGGTGGCTGAAAGGATGATCAACGAGAAGGGCGGCGTGGGCGGAACTCCCATCAAGCTCGTGTTCCAGGACACCGGCGGGGATGAAGCCGGAGCCATCAACGCCTTTCAGAACCTGATCTCCCGCGACAAGGTCGTGGCCATCATCGGGCCGACCCTGTCCCAGCAGGCCTTTGCCGCCAACCCCATCGCCAATCAGGCCAAGGTGCCCGTTGTCGGCCCCTCCAACACGGCCAAGGGCGTGGCCCAGATCGGCGAGTATGTGTCCCGCATTTCCGCCCCCATGACCCTGGTCGCACCCAACGCCTTGAAGCGCGCCCTCGCGGTCAACCCGAACATCAAGAATGTGGCCGTGGTCTATGCCCAGGATGACGCGTTCAACGTCTCCGAGACCGGCATTTTCCAGGAAGCCATCAAGGACATGGGCCTCAGCATCGTCCTCGTCCAGAAGACCAGCGTCAAGGACACGGATTTTACCACCCAGGTCACGGCCATCCTCGGAGCGGGCGTGGACATGGTGGTCATGAGCTGTCTGGCGGCCGACGGCGGCAACATGGTCAAGCAGTTGCGCCAGTTCGGCTACGAGGGCCTCATCGTGGGCGGCAACGGTTTCAACTCTCCGAACATGTACCCGGTCTGCGGCAAGGAATGCACCGGCGTCATCGTGGCCCAGGCTTACAGCCCCAGGGCCGACAACGCCGAAAACAACGCCTTTGTCCCCGTGTTCAAGGAAATGTTCAAGAAGGATCCAGCCCAGTTCTCGGCCCAGGCCTACACCAGCGTGAAGGTCGTCGTGGATGCCTTGAACGAAGTGGAGCAGAGCACCGGCAAGAAGGTCGCGGACATGGACACGGCCGAACTGCGCACCGCCCTCAATGCTGCCATCATCTCCAGTTCCTATGAAACGCCTCTTGGCGAGATCGTTCTCGACGCCGACGGCGAGATCACCCAGAAGACGTTCTATGTCTCCCAGATCAAGATCGCCGAAGACGGCAAGACCGGGATCATGGAACTGCTGCCCGAATAA
- a CDS encoding branched-chain amino acid ABC transporter permease, giving the protein MNIVYFLQNILNGLSIGSVYAIFALGYTLVFSILGIINFAHGAVFTLGAYCTYALAVGDFGLNGLLAGTSLPFSLPFPLALLGGSIMAGCVGVLVERLAFRPLRAKGADPLLALVSSLGVALILVNCLQFLVGAEIYSFPSDIFGSLPMAMIFKMDGKILAVRTVQLIILGVSLAMLLVLAWFMNRTRMGKALQATAENPETASLLGINVDRYILSTFFISGALGGLAGTLIGASFGLAGPYFGVSYGLKGLAVIVLGGLGSIPGAVLGGLVIGLGEAFLPPDYSSMKEAVAFVMLFVILLARPQGLLGQQTIQKV; this is encoded by the coding sequence ATGAACATCGTCTATTTCCTGCAAAATATCCTGAACGGCCTTTCCATCGGTTCGGTCTACGCCATCTTCGCCCTTGGCTACACGCTGGTCTTTTCCATTCTGGGAATCATCAACTTCGCCCACGGCGCGGTCTTCACCCTTGGCGCGTATTGCACCTACGCCCTGGCCGTCGGTGATTTCGGCCTGAACGGGCTTCTGGCCGGTACGAGCCTGCCATTCAGCCTGCCTTTTCCCCTGGCGCTTCTGGGAGGCTCCATCATGGCCGGTTGCGTTGGCGTTTTGGTCGAGCGACTGGCTTTCCGGCCGCTGCGGGCCAAGGGGGCCGATCCGCTCCTGGCGCTGGTCAGCAGCCTTGGCGTTGCGCTCATTCTGGTCAATTGCCTGCAATTTCTTGTCGGCGCGGAAATCTATTCCTTTCCGTCCGACATTTTCGGATCTTTGCCCATGGCCATGATCTTCAAGATGGACGGCAAGATCCTGGCCGTGCGCACCGTGCAGCTGATCATCCTGGGCGTCAGCCTGGCCATGCTGCTGGTGCTGGCCTGGTTCATGAACCGGACCCGCATGGGCAAGGCCCTGCAGGCCACGGCCGAGAACCCCGAAACCGCCAGCCTGCTCGGCATCAACGTCGATCGCTACATCCTGTCCACATTCTTCATCTCCGGCGCCCTTGGGGGCCTGGCAGGAACGCTCATCGGGGCGAGCTTCGGCCTGGCCGGGCCGTATTTCGGAGTCAGTTATGGCCTCAAGGGCCTGGCGGTCATCGTGCTGGGCGGTCTCGGCAGCATTCCCGGGGCGGTTCTCGGCGGACTTGTCATTGGTCTGGGCGAGGCGTTCCTGCCCCCGGACTATTCGTCCATGAAAGAGGCCGTGGCCTTTGTCATGCTTTTCGTCATTCTTCTGGCCCGCCCCCAGGGGCTTCTTGGCCAGCAAACCATCCAGAAGGTTTAG